A genomic segment from Streptosporangium roseum DSM 43021 encodes:
- a CDS encoding DsbA family oxidoreductase — MTVRIKVWSDYVCPFCLLAKQPLAEATAGHDVAVEWMPFELRPEPTPTLRPEGDYLRDIWSRVVYPMAERMGVAIRLPDVSPQPHTRLAFEGYQFAKEHYLADAYNDRMLRAFFEDGLDIGDLDVLEKLAAGLGLPATAYRAALESGRYAQAHRAALAEAAAHRITAVPTILIEDIRIEGMPSQAALHEAIERAATRQGDHLAPRLACSIEGC, encoded by the coding sequence ATGACCGTACGCATCAAGGTCTGGTCCGACTACGTCTGCCCCTTCTGCCTGCTGGCCAAGCAGCCGCTCGCCGAGGCCACCGCCGGCCACGACGTCGCCGTCGAGTGGATGCCGTTCGAGCTGCGGCCAGAACCCACCCCGACGCTCCGCCCGGAAGGCGACTACCTGCGCGACATCTGGTCGCGGGTGGTCTACCCGATGGCCGAGCGCATGGGCGTCGCCATCCGGCTGCCGGACGTCTCACCACAGCCTCACACCCGCCTGGCTTTCGAGGGCTACCAGTTCGCCAAGGAGCACTACCTGGCCGACGCCTACAACGACCGCATGCTGCGGGCCTTCTTCGAAGACGGGCTCGACATCGGCGACCTCGACGTGCTGGAGAAGCTGGCCGCCGGGCTCGGGCTGCCCGCAACCGCGTACCGTGCCGCGCTGGAGAGCGGCCGGTACGCCCAAGCCCACCGAGCGGCGCTGGCCGAGGCCGCCGCGCACCGCATCACCGCCGTCCCCACGATCCTCATCGAGGACATCAGGATCGAGGGCATGCCCAGCCAGGCCGCACTGCACGAGGCCATCGAAAGAGCCGCAACCAGGCAAGGAGACCACCTTGCGCCACGCCTGGCCTGCTCGATCGAGGGGTGCTGA
- a CDS encoding GNAT family N-acetyltransferase, whose amino-acid sequence MPFLPRTHEIPAGVEHERFHIRPITIHDTVRDFDAVMSSASRLRESFPGGGGWPLDDMTLEENLIDLAWHQKEALLRRSFNYAVMSPDGSRQLGCVYIDPPEKRGADADVSFWVRADEEGTGLEEELERVVRAWMREAWPYASVRWPGRDISWEEWELLPDAP is encoded by the coding sequence ATGCCGTTTCTACCGAGAACCCATGAGATTCCCGCAGGTGTGGAGCACGAGAGATTCCACATCCGGCCCATCACCATTCATGACACGGTGCGTGATTTCGACGCCGTGATGAGCAGTGCCTCCCGGCTGCGGGAGAGCTTCCCCGGCGGAGGCGGATGGCCGCTCGACGACATGACGCTGGAGGAGAACCTGATCGATCTGGCCTGGCACCAGAAGGAGGCCCTGCTCCGCAGGTCGTTCAACTACGCGGTGATGAGCCCCGACGGATCCCGCCAGCTCGGATGCGTCTACATCGACCCTCCGGAGAAGCGGGGAGCCGACGCCGACGTGTCGTTCTGGGTACGGGCCGACGAGGAGGGAACCGGCCTGGAGGAGGAGCTGGAACGGGTGGTCCGCGCCTGGATGCGCGAGGCGTGGCCGTACGCCTCGGTGCGCTGGCCCGGCAGGGACATCTCCTGGGAGGAGTGGGAGCTGCTGCCCGACGCGCCCTGA
- a CDS encoding DMT family transporter yields MAWIYLSIAIVFEIGFALGTNATKGFTRLWPSVFTLLSAAGGIFTLSLALKTLDVGVGYTIWTGVGSIGTVILGALIYKEKITPAKLGSFAAIIGGVVLLKIAAGI; encoded by the coding sequence ATGGCCTGGATCTACCTCTCCATCGCGATCGTCTTCGAGATCGGCTTCGCCCTCGGCACCAACGCAACCAAGGGCTTCACCCGGCTCTGGCCGTCGGTCTTCACGCTGCTGTCGGCCGCCGGCGGCATCTTCACCCTGAGCCTGGCGCTCAAGACGCTGGACGTCGGCGTCGGCTACACCATCTGGACCGGCGTCGGCTCCATCGGCACCGTCATCCTCGGCGCCCTCATCTACAAGGAGAAGATCACCCCCGCCAAGCTCGGCTCGTTCGCCGCGATCATCGGTGGCGTCGTCCTCCTCAAGATCGCCGCGGGGATCTGA
- a CDS encoding DUF4328 domain-containing protein, whose amino-acid sequence MRLHPPPPRPLRPLRESAVVAVTALGAAALAEIVWVLAGSGLTSVLDRTSEGPSLRSIEDLLPLVTFLVRVLGTSVAVVWLFLVRAVAAIAFLVWLFRARANAESLTPVPHRWFRILIVLGWALPVVNWWIPKQIMDDVWASSRPGGVRGEHIGREAHSGLIWSWWVSWLLGSWVLPLVGVLLFAGGDRSSSGGAFWLDVFTLAPTLAAAALAGTVILRITKAQEGRRAWAAGLPPP is encoded by the coding sequence ATGCGTCTCCACCCCCCACCGCCCCGCCCCCTGCGGCCACTGCGGGAATCGGCCGTCGTGGCGGTGACCGCGCTGGGAGCCGCCGCCCTCGCCGAGATCGTCTGGGTGCTCGCCGGGTCAGGCCTCACCTCGGTGCTGGACAGGACATCGGAGGGGCCGTCCCTGCGGAGCATCGAGGACCTGCTCCCCCTCGTGACATTCCTCGTCCGCGTCCTCGGGACGAGCGTCGCCGTGGTCTGGCTTTTCCTGGTCCGCGCCGTCGCGGCGATCGCCTTCCTGGTCTGGCTCTTCCGGGCCCGCGCGAACGCCGAGTCGCTGACCCCGGTCCCGCACCGCTGGTTCCGGATCCTCATCGTGCTCGGCTGGGCCCTGCCGGTGGTCAACTGGTGGATCCCCAAGCAGATCATGGACGACGTCTGGGCGTCCTCCCGGCCCGGCGGTGTGCGCGGCGAGCACATCGGCAGGGAGGCGCACTCGGGGCTGATCTGGTCCTGGTGGGTGTCGTGGCTCCTCGGGTCCTGGGTGCTGCCGCTCGTCGGCGTGCTGCTCTTCGCGGGGGGAGACCGGAGCTCCTCGGGCGGCGCGTTCTGGCTCGACGTCTTCACCCTGGCCCCCACCCTGGCCGCGGCGGCTCTGGCGGGCACGGTGATCCTGCGGATCACGAAAGCCCAGGAGGGCCGCCGCGCCTGGGCCGCCGGGCTCCCTCCGCCGTGA
- a CDS encoding copper amine oxidase, giving the protein MTVSLRLILSCALLAGVLGPAQTTHAAHAAQASAAHAAQAAHVTPAIPAAHAVRLPHVAAPARAVRVPQGAVAQAVRAPASPCSAPYRIDRTLPNGARWQLCWEMRTIEGLTLTKVVYTPKGNRPVSVLRSTALAQIHVPYDSGSPRYHDIGALGHTAIPLLAADCPGGERREQSVCVTTRARGHAYLKSGYDGPSTSAQGHDLVVFAAFQVGWYTYLAEWAFSDDGAITPRVGATGSLAGSTTTPGHGWPIGVGSATFEESHSHNVFWRLDFDIQGKSGDVVEQYDFSGSRTAKRKLKRTTLTREAKALNRRTRWWRVVDRGVRNADGHPVSWELNNSDSAQYRGPAGEAFTRADVYVTDYRSCERLATTNPAPRCAGSVDRYANGERLTDPVLWVNVGYHHVPRDEDADPMPTHWQGFRITPRDVTAKNPH; this is encoded by the coding sequence GTGACCGTGTCCCTGCGCCTGATCCTCTCCTGCGCCTTGCTCGCCGGCGTCCTCGGCCCGGCGCAGACCACGCACGCCGCGCACGCCGCCCAGGCCTCCGCCGCGCACGCCGCCCAGGCCGCGCACGTCACACCTGCCATACCCGCCGCGCACGCCGTACGGCTCCCGCACGTCGCGGCTCCCGCGCGGGCCGTACGGGTTCCGCAGGGCGCGGTCGCGCAGGCCGTACGGGCTCCGGCGTCGCCGTGCAGCGCGCCGTACCGGATCGACAGGACCCTGCCGAACGGCGCGCGCTGGCAGCTCTGCTGGGAGATGCGCACCATCGAGGGACTGACCCTCACCAAGGTCGTCTACACGCCGAAGGGCAACCGCCCGGTCAGCGTGCTGCGCAGCACCGCGCTGGCCCAGATCCACGTGCCCTACGACAGCGGCAGCCCCCGCTACCACGACATCGGGGCCCTGGGCCACACGGCCATCCCCCTGCTGGCCGCCGACTGTCCCGGCGGCGAGCGCCGGGAGCAGTCCGTCTGCGTGACGACCCGGGCGCGCGGCCACGCCTATCTGAAGTCCGGCTACGACGGGCCGAGCACCTCGGCCCAGGGGCACGACCTGGTGGTGTTCGCCGCCTTCCAGGTGGGCTGGTACACCTACCTGGCCGAATGGGCCTTCTCCGACGACGGGGCGATCACCCCCCGGGTGGGCGCGACCGGCTCACTGGCCGGGTCCACCACCACACCCGGGCACGGCTGGCCGATCGGCGTGGGCAGCGCGACGTTCGAGGAGAGCCACAGCCACAACGTCTTCTGGCGCCTCGACTTCGACATCCAGGGCAAGAGCGGCGACGTCGTCGAGCAGTACGACTTCTCCGGGAGCCGTACGGCCAAGCGGAAGCTCAAGCGCACGACCCTCACCAGGGAGGCCAAGGCCCTCAACCGCCGGACGCGCTGGTGGCGCGTGGTCGACCGCGGGGTCCGCAACGCCGACGGACACCCCGTCTCCTGGGAGCTCAACAACTCCGACAGCGCGCAGTATCGCGGCCCGGCCGGCGAGGCCTTCACCCGCGCCGACGTCTACGTCACCGACTACCGCTCCTGCGAGCGCCTGGCGACCACCAACCCGGCGCCCAGGTGCGCCGGGTCCGTCGACCGCTACGCGAACGGGGAGAGGCTCACCGACCCCGTGCTCTGGGTCAACGTCGGCTACCACCACGTCCCTCGCGACGAGGACGCCGATCCCATGCCGACCCACTGGCAGGGTTTCCGCATCACCCCCCGCGACGTCACGGCCAAGAACCCCCACTGA
- a CDS encoding serine hydrolase domain-containing protein produces the protein MPHNIHEKIQQILNRAVAEDGVPGIVAEVHDADGTWFGAAGVADLAGGHRRQPGEHLHIGSSGKAFTAATVLALAAEGRLSLEDPVNTWLPGVMETGGYDGDKITIRHLLNHTSGLFLTGLAPELQRSIATQPTRIWTTSELVRLAVSQPPAGEPGEQFIYSNGGYYLAGAIIEKVTGNTYAAEVERTVIRPLDLTRTYVRPADATSYLHPHPTAYVAGALKDGVDPATLTAENWASMIDHDKPPIDVTALNTSWGWAAGGIVSTTEDLTRFLRAIATGGLLPPAQHHEMWTMVTNDSVVWLPHARYGLGVIEFDNAGMDGLTVRGVSGTLPGSFTLALSTDDGRQSVVIHTNIEPKTLDIPIKIIKAMYGVALG, from the coding sequence ATGCCGCACAACATCCACGAGAAGATCCAGCAGATCCTGAACCGGGCTGTGGCCGAGGACGGCGTTCCCGGCATCGTCGCCGAAGTTCACGACGCCGACGGAACATGGTTCGGCGCCGCAGGAGTGGCCGACCTCGCCGGCGGGCATCGGCGTCAGCCCGGGGAGCACCTGCACATCGGCAGCTCCGGTAAGGCCTTCACCGCCGCCACCGTGCTGGCCCTGGCAGCCGAAGGCAGGCTGAGCCTCGAGGACCCGGTGAACACATGGCTGCCCGGCGTCATGGAGACGGGCGGCTACGACGGCGACAAGATCACCATCCGGCATCTGCTCAACCACACCAGCGGCCTGTTCCTCACCGGCCTCGCACCAGAACTACAGCGCAGCATCGCCACGCAGCCGACCCGCATCTGGACCACCTCCGAGCTGGTGAGGCTCGCGGTGTCCCAGCCGCCGGCCGGCGAGCCGGGCGAGCAGTTCATCTACTCCAACGGCGGCTACTACCTGGCCGGCGCGATCATCGAGAAGGTCACCGGCAACACCTACGCCGCCGAAGTCGAACGCACAGTCATCCGGCCGCTCGACCTGACCCGCACCTACGTACGGCCCGCAGACGCCACAAGCTATCTCCACCCGCATCCCACGGCCTACGTTGCCGGCGCCCTCAAGGATGGCGTCGACCCGGCGACGCTCACCGCGGAGAACTGGGCGTCGATGATCGACCATGACAAGCCGCCCATCGACGTCACCGCGCTCAACACCTCATGGGGCTGGGCGGCCGGCGGCATCGTCTCCACCACCGAAGACCTGACCCGCTTTCTCAGGGCGATCGCGACCGGCGGTCTGCTGCCACCGGCTCAGCACCACGAGATGTGGACCATGGTCACCAACGACAGCGTCGTCTGGTTGCCGCACGCCCGCTATGGCCTCGGCGTGATCGAGTTCGACAACGCGGGGATGGACGGCCTGACCGTGCGTGGCGTCAGCGGCACCCTCCCGGGATCCTTCACCCTCGCGCTGAGCACCGACGACGGCCGGCAGAGCGTCGTCATCCACACCAACATCGAGCCGAAGACCTTGGACATCCCCATCAAGATCATCAAGGCGATGTACGGCGTCGCCCTCGGCTGA
- a CDS encoding DMT family transporter: MAWIYLLIAAVFEVVFALATNATEGFTQLGPSLLTAAAAAVGIFFLSLALKTLDVGVGYTIWTGIGSVGTVVLGAVIFGEEFTIWKVLAFVLIIGGVLGLKLSDRLTADKPSAA; encoded by the coding sequence ATGGCCTGGATCTACCTGCTCATCGCGGCCGTCTTCGAAGTCGTCTTCGCTCTGGCCACCAACGCCACCGAGGGCTTCACCCAGTTGGGGCCGTCCCTGCTCACGGCCGCCGCGGCGGCCGTCGGGATCTTCTTCCTGAGCCTGGCGCTCAAGACGCTGGACGTCGGCGTCGGTTACACCATCTGGACCGGCATCGGCTCGGTCGGCACGGTCGTGCTCGGCGCTGTGATCTTCGGTGAGGAGTTCACCATCTGGAAGGTGCTGGCCTTCGTCCTGATCATCGGCGGCGTGCTGGGCCTCAAGCTCTCCGACCGCCTGACCGCCGACAAGCCGTCCGCGGCCTGA
- the glgB gene encoding 1,4-alpha-glucan branching protein GlgB, which yields MNAHLDLERLAGGAHHDPHSILGAHPGPGGVTVRVLRPLAEKVQVVVDGQVHDMEHVAHGVFAVTIPGLDKVPDYRFRVTYAGAEPYEMADPYRHWPTLGEVDLHLIGEGRHERLWEVLGARVMRHEDVEGTAFAVWAPNARGIRVIGDFNHWDGTAYPMRSLGRSGVWELFIPGLGEGDRYKFGVLGADGVWRAKADPMARRTETPPATASVIDRSDYDWQDDEWMRRRASHNALEAPMSTYEVHLGSWRPGLSYRQLATELVDYVVDMGFTHVEFMPVAEHPFGGSWGYQVTSYYAPTARFGTPDEFRHLVDRLHEAGIGVVVDWVPAHFPMDDWALARFDGTPLYEHADPARGEHPDWGTYVFDFGRREVRNFLVANAVYWLREFHIDGLRVDAVASMLYLDYSRREGEWTPNEYGGRENLDAVEFLKEMNMVSYRDQPGIITVAEESTAWPGVSRPVHLGGLGFGFKWNMGWMHDTLAYLKHEPIFRQYHHHQMTFSLMYAYSENFVLPLSHDEVVHGKGSLLGKMPGDEWQRFANLRALFAFMWAHPGKQLLFMGGEFGQGSEWSEERGLDWWVLDFDGHKGVQRLVRDLNRVYRETPALWSLDASPDGFRWIDADDAMGNVFSFLRRAPDGSAVACVVNFSGAPHEDYRLGLPYAGAWEEALNTDSYSYAGSGVGNLGAVEAAEEPRHGLPYSARLRVPPLGAVWFRHPGVSAEAKPVAEAAAVVTAEEILEEAASGEPEERTVAGDTVAGDAAARDAVGATAGKDVEGVGGKAQEKSA from the coding sequence ATGAACGCGCACTTGGACCTGGAGCGCCTGGCGGGTGGGGCACACCACGATCCGCACTCGATCCTCGGAGCGCACCCGGGGCCGGGGGGCGTGACCGTCAGGGTGCTGCGGCCGCTCGCCGAGAAGGTCCAGGTCGTCGTGGACGGCCAGGTCCATGACATGGAGCACGTCGCCCACGGGGTGTTCGCGGTGACGATCCCCGGTCTGGACAAGGTGCCCGACTACCGTTTCCGGGTCACCTACGCCGGAGCCGAGCCGTACGAGATGGCCGACCCCTACCGGCACTGGCCCACGCTGGGCGAGGTGGACCTGCACCTGATCGGTGAGGGGCGTCACGAGCGGCTGTGGGAGGTGCTCGGCGCGCGGGTCATGCGGCACGAGGACGTGGAGGGCACCGCCTTCGCCGTGTGGGCGCCGAACGCGCGCGGGATCCGGGTGATCGGGGACTTCAATCACTGGGACGGCACCGCCTATCCCATGCGCTCGCTCGGCAGGTCCGGTGTCTGGGAGCTCTTCATTCCCGGCCTGGGCGAGGGCGACCGCTACAAGTTCGGCGTCCTCGGCGCGGACGGGGTCTGGCGGGCCAAGGCCGACCCGATGGCCCGGCGCACCGAGACCCCGCCCGCGACCGCGTCGGTGATCGACAGGTCCGACTACGACTGGCAGGACGACGAGTGGATGCGCCGGCGCGCGAGCCACAACGCGCTGGAAGCGCCGATGAGCACCTACGAGGTGCACCTCGGCTCGTGGCGGCCGGGGCTGTCCTACCGGCAGCTCGCCACCGAGCTGGTCGACTACGTGGTGGACATGGGGTTCACGCACGTCGAGTTCATGCCGGTGGCCGAGCACCCGTTCGGCGGCTCCTGGGGCTACCAGGTGACGTCCTACTACGCGCCGACCGCCCGGTTCGGCACCCCGGACGAGTTCCGCCATCTGGTGGACCGCCTGCACGAGGCGGGGATCGGGGTGGTGGTCGACTGGGTGCCCGCGCACTTCCCGATGGACGACTGGGCGCTGGCCAGGTTCGACGGGACCCCGCTGTACGAGCACGCCGACCCGGCGCGGGGCGAGCACCCCGACTGGGGGACCTACGTCTTCGACTTCGGCCGCCGGGAGGTGCGCAACTTCCTGGTCGCCAACGCGGTCTACTGGCTGCGCGAGTTCCACATCGACGGGCTGCGGGTGGACGCGGTCGCCTCGATGCTCTATCTCGACTACTCGCGGCGCGAGGGCGAGTGGACGCCCAACGAGTACGGCGGGCGGGAGAACCTCGACGCGGTGGAGTTCCTCAAGGAGATGAACATGGTCTCCTACCGGGACCAGCCGGGGATCATCACCGTCGCCGAGGAGTCGACCGCCTGGCCCGGGGTCTCCCGGCCGGTGCACCTGGGCGGGCTCGGGTTCGGGTTCAAGTGGAACATGGGCTGGATGCACGACACCCTCGCCTACCTCAAGCACGAGCCGATCTTCCGGCAGTACCACCACCACCAGATGACGTTCTCCCTGATGTACGCCTACTCGGAGAACTTCGTGCTGCCGCTGTCGCACGACGAGGTGGTGCACGGCAAGGGGTCGCTGCTCGGCAAGATGCCCGGCGACGAGTGGCAGCGGTTCGCCAACCTGCGCGCGCTGTTCGCGTTCATGTGGGCCCATCCGGGCAAGCAACTGCTGTTCATGGGCGGGGAGTTCGGCCAGGGCTCGGAGTGGTCCGAGGAGCGCGGGCTCGACTGGTGGGTGCTCGACTTCGACGGGCACAAGGGGGTCCAACGGCTGGTCCGCGACCTCAACCGGGTCTACCGGGAGACTCCCGCCCTCTGGAGCCTCGACGCCTCCCCCGACGGCTTCCGCTGGATCGACGCCGATGACGCGATGGGCAACGTGTTCTCGTTCCTGCGCCGCGCCCCGGACGGCTCGGCCGTGGCCTGCGTGGTCAACTTCTCCGGCGCGCCGCACGAGGACTACCGTCTCGGCCTGCCCTATGCCGGTGCGTGGGAGGAGGCGCTCAACACCGACTCCTACAGCTACGCGGGCAGCGGCGTGGGCAACCTCGGCGCCGTGGAGGCGGCGGAGGAGCCCCGGCACGGCCTGCCGTACTCCGCCCGCCTGCGCGTCCCGCCGCTGGGCGCCGTCTGGTTCCGCCACCCCGGCGTGAGCGCCGAGGCGAAGCCCGTCGCGGAGGCCGCGGCCGTGGTCACGGCCGAAGAGATCCTGGAGGAGGCGGCGAGCGGGGAGCCGGAGGAGAGGACCGTGGCCGGTGACACGGTGGCCGGCGACGCCGCGGCCCGGGACGCCGTGGGCGCAACCGCCGGAAAGGACGTCGAAGGGGTCGGGGGGAAAGCCCAGGAGAAGTCAGCCTGA
- a CDS encoding MarR family winged helix-turn-helix transcriptional regulator — MTPAVPAPVAAPPVSDLAATWQHILLLHARVENRLAAALQRRHGIGLSEFRALGHLVASPTSELRMQELADKVGLNQSSVTRLVARLSTADFAVRDLCPDDKRGVYTVITETGRTRYAEASRTYEETLNAALEEARQADPQLAAALTVLGAAD; from the coding sequence ATGACTCCCGCAGTCCCCGCCCCGGTTGCCGCGCCGCCCGTCTCGGACCTCGCCGCGACCTGGCAGCACATCCTCCTCCTGCACGCCCGCGTGGAGAACAGACTCGCCGCCGCGCTGCAGCGAAGGCACGGCATCGGCCTGTCGGAGTTCCGTGCGCTGGGCCATCTCGTCGCCTCCCCCACCTCCGAGCTGCGCATGCAGGAGCTGGCCGACAAGGTCGGGCTCAACCAGAGTTCGGTGACCCGCCTGGTGGCGCGGCTGAGCACGGCGGACTTCGCCGTCCGGGATCTGTGCCCGGACGACAAGCGGGGGGTCTACACGGTCATCACCGAGACGGGCCGGACGAGATACGCCGAGGCGAGCCGCACCTATGAGGAGACGCTGAACGCCGCCCTGGAGGAAGCGAGGCAGGCGGACCCGCAACTCGCTGCCGCCCTCACGGTGCTGGGCGCCGCGGACTGA
- a CDS encoding nucleoside deaminase, translating to MPNATPPAWLTERLTQTVALATAEVHAGGIPFAGLVVDGTGTVLGSGVNRVRAHRDPTAHAEIVALREAAREHGPHALAGTTLLASGEPCPLCYVTALWSGVSRIVFAADRHAAAAAGFDYASSYDLFAVPVEQWRLSPLLLPVEGAQEPFRAWLTR from the coding sequence ATGCCGAACGCCACCCCACCCGCCTGGCTCACCGAGCGCCTGACCCAGACCGTCGCCCTGGCCACCGCCGAGGTCCACGCCGGCGGCATCCCGTTCGCCGGGCTCGTCGTGGACGGCACGGGGACCGTGCTCGGCTCGGGCGTCAACCGGGTCAGGGCGCACCGCGACCCGACCGCGCACGCCGAGATCGTCGCCCTGCGCGAGGCTGCCCGCGAACACGGGCCCCACGCCCTCGCCGGCACCACGCTGCTCGCCTCGGGCGAGCCCTGCCCGCTCTGCTACGTGACCGCCCTGTGGTCCGGCGTCAGCCGGATCGTCTTCGCCGCCGACCGGCACGCCGCCGCGGCCGCCGGATTCGACTACGCCTCCTCCTACGACCTGTTCGCCGTCCCCGTCGAGCAGTGGCGGCTGTCCCCGCTGCTCCTGCCCGTCGAAGGCGCACAGGAGCCGTTCCGCGCCTGGCTCACCCGCTGA